TCTTTACTATCGAACATGTATATGTAGTGCTTTATGCTCTTCTAATAACCCAAATCCATGATTGGTATAGCCTTTTAAGGACCTTATTCAACCACTGCATTGCTGACTATACCACTTTGATCTTAATTTGTGGGATAGTATTGAACCGCTACTTTGCTCTTATTGTCTGAATGTCTGTTGGACTGATCTGTTATTTCTGTTAAAAAAACACAGGAAACCAAACAATCGAAAGGCTTCAGCATATATTTGCTTCATCGAGTCAGACATATGGTGGCTTGACTCTGGATTTGCATTGTAATCGATTTGGTCCCACTGCTTTATTTCAGGTTTTTTACGATCCCTGAGACCTATTCATCAAATCGAAATAATATGGTACTCAATTAAGGGCAATGGTTTCAGGGTTGGAAATTCTGCATTCACTTTTTGCACATTTATGATGTGGATCCTGTTTAAAAACAAGGAAAAACAAGCATATAATAATCTTATATACTATATTCAACAGAATCATGTTACAAGGATGCAAGATATGCAAACCATTTCTTGAGAATGAATAATATTCTATTTATCAAAGGAGAACCTTTATTCGAACTCAGCAGATTTGGTCCGTAATCATTTCCTGATACAAAATGCTTAAATACTAAAATATATTATCGTGCTTTACAACATATATTGAGTAAAATTACAAATTAATTTTTGCCTCTTTAAATACTGAGCAGATATGCGAGTGTGCTGTTATGACTGATCGATTGGAAGTACTTAATCTATCTGGGAATCGCCTGACTGATGCATGCAGTTCTTACCTTTTCACAATCCTGCAAAAGTGCAAAGGTATGTAAATTTTGATATATCATTAGAATTGCATATAGCATCTTTCAGAAACTGGAGGAAGCTAGGATACAGGCTTGCTGTGGTTTTCTTCGATTTTCTTGTTTTGTTTAGTTGACTTGTCATAGGGCCTTTACTTTGCCTTATAAAATATgagaatttttacaatgatCGAAAAAAATGAGAGTTGTTCATCTGATAGAATCGTACGGTGGTCAAGGTCGGAAGTACCTAGACTAAAGTACCTGGTGGTACAAAATTgtgggaccaagtaccaaagagtgggaccgaatactaatttaatttaattttccataTATCAACGTCCTTGAAAGATTCAAGGAAAAAGTACCTGAAAGTATCCTgtggtactttacaatcattgtaatAGCGCTCATAAAATATATGATTCTTTTTTCACTTTGTTACAGCTCTTTATAGCTTGAATGTTGAGCGGTGCTCTATCACATCACGAACTGTTCAGAAGATGGCAGATGCACTGCATGAAGGGTCGGTCCTTTCACATCTCTCATTAGGTATTTCTTTTGCACGACACTTGTGGTTTGTGTTTCACTAAGACTATTGGCAATGTTCATGTGCAAATGCTCATAAATTCCACACTCTTGAATCTTGACAGGAAAGAACAATCCAATATCTGGCAATGCAATGCTTAACCTTCTATCCAAACTTGCCTCTCTGACAAGGTTAGCAGAAGTTTTCTCCATATTTATTGATAGATACCAATGTGTAGCGAAATAATAGATCAAGTATAACATTTCGTCCATGCAGGTTTTCTGAACTAAGCCTGACTGGTATAAAATTGAATAAGTTAACGGTTGATAAGTTGTGCCTGCTTGCACAATCCTCATGCTTATCCGGACTTCTGCTAGGTGGAACTTCCATTGGACCGGTGAATTTTCTTTCCATCTTTATTAATTTTTCTTAAAGGGCTTTGCTTGCCATGTACTGTTAATATTTGCAGGTTGTACATAAACATTTCATCTTATGTATGCTACTCTTATGCAGGTtgtacataaaaatttcatcttaTGTATGCTACTCTTATGCAGGTTGGGACAATTAGCCTTACTGATGCATTATCTCGTACATCTCAAGATTTGCTGAGGTTGGAGTTGTCTAACTGTGGCCTTACAGCGCCTGATTTTGCACAAATCTGCACAAATCTCTCTCGTATCAATATTCTTGACTTAAACCTTGGAGGAAATTCAATTAACCTGGAGGTTTAATTCCTACTCAGATGTTCTGGTAATATGTATTACCATATCTCAGGAGCCATGATCCGCTATGTTGTGTTGTACAATGCAGGGATGTGATGCTATTCATGCAATGCTTGTGAATCCCCCATGCAGTATTAGATCTCTCACACTGGACAGATGCAACCTTGGACTTGCTGGAATTGTTTGTATTATTCAGGCACTATCAGGTGATGAACAGTTACACTGAAACAATAGAAAAAGGTCTCTCTGAAGCTAATAATGTTCTGCTGCTTTCAGGAAATGACCAACTGGAGGAGCTGCGCTTGGCTGAGAACACAAACTCGGCGCTAGAGAGAATAAGTAAGTACGAAGACATGCAGGAAGTGTCAACATCCAATGAGCAAAAACAATGTAACAATCTTGAAACAAGCAATGCTATAGCCCAAGGGAACCTCGATTTTGAGAACATGCAGGTTCCGGAtagtgaagatgaagcagaaaaTGAGAACCACCGTGCGCTGTCTGGTCCACGTAGGAGCTGTGCTAGTTCATCGCAGAAAAACTCTTACTCTTGTCAAATAATCCAAGAACTGGCGGATGCCCTTATCTCAGCGAAGCAACTGAAGGTGCTTGATCTCAGTCGGAATGGTTTGTCAGATGAGGCCATACAGTCATTGTATTCTGCTTGGGCTTCTGTTACAAGAGGCGATGGAATGGCTCAAAAACATGTAAATAAGGATGTGGTTCATTTTTCAGTGGATGGCATGAGGTGCTGCGGCATGAAGCCCTGTTGCAGAAGAGACTTGCAAATGTAAACCTGGATGGCCTACTGATATTAATTTATGGTTGCTCTTTGTAAATATACCAAACTAATGTAACTGATTTGTCATCAGAGGTGAGCTTAAACGAGTGTAATTATGCTGACTCACGTCACGGGAATGTATATGGTACATACTCATCGTTTTAGTTTCTCTTCTGTTTATAACTGCAACTATTAGCCTGACTTTCCACACTAGCAACTTGTCATCTTACGCCATACCTGGGGCCCTGTGTGCATGTGTATTTTAACCGCTTGGATTTGTgagttttagtttgttttatcACTTCCTTTTCGTTCTGTTTGTTGCCTTCTTGTGGTTTACTTTGCCTCTATGGGCTTTATAAACGGATTGGTATTTCTTATGTTTTATATAACACAACTAAGCGCACTTATTTTGAGCAATCCAGGAAAAAAGAACTTTTCATCAGGCCGATCTAGATCTAGGTAGTGGCAGCTCTTTTAGGCCCCTTTGGATTGGGACGGATAATAAACAAGTTTCCTTTATGTTTGCATGGTGAGGTTTGATTTCCATCATCAACACAAACAGTGATACAAGCATTTCAAATCTTAAATCTAAACATTACATAGAAAAGGACACTTGAGGTCTTTACAAATCAAATAATGTCAAGGAATGGCAGTGGTTGTTGAAACTACTGAATTGGGGTCCAGTTGCCCACTATTGGGTATTGGCAATAATAAATATCTAATTGTTTtgtcaagtgcatcacatcacCAGATAAGGATTTGTCGGTTGTACAAATTAGAGAGTATTATTAACAAATTATGCGGATAATGTCTATGATGGGACTGGCTGGGCCCGCAAACCTAAAAGGAAGACACCACCCAAACGAAAGAAGATTGCTAAATGCATGGCAACTTGGCAAGCCAATCATCGAACGGGCCCTTTTTTAAAACAAAACAATAtcgaaatattttcaaaactcGAGGCTCAAATACgtatcacaaaaaaaaaaccactGCTAAATGGACCCTGCAAGTAAATGATTCTATAGAGCTAGACATGATTAACAACGCCCTTTATCTCATCTGGACACATTGTCCATTTTTATGATCATTGGTTGTGGACTTTGCAGCATTGCATATAAAAGTGACATCTTGTTCAGCACCAACCAAACTGCAATTAAGTTCGTTATTGAAAAAGAGCTCGCTCCTATGGTAACCACTTCACCACCCTTCTCTTTTCCAAAACTGGCAAGGGTTCCTCCCCTCAAGAGCCCAATGGCGATCAGGAGCTCTTGCCATCCCACCCCTTCCTTGCCATTCCAAGTTTCGGCACAAGGAAGGCGACAGCGACAGTGAGGTTCAGCACGGCCGTGCACAGCAGCCGCGAGCACCTACCCAACTCTACGAGATCTATCAAGACGGTGAGTGCATTCCATGTAGCTTATGAGTGTTCTTTGCTAACAACTGCTCCTATAGCTTCTGAACAAGCTTGCACATGAAATTGGATGAATCTTTCGTGCCAATTTCGCTGCGATCTTTTCAGGTGTTTGAGGACCAGGTGCGAGGGGTGGTGTGCTACAGAGATGACAGGGGAGAGATGGTCTGCGAGGGGTACGACGAAGGGCCCAGGCTTGGGATGCGGCTGCCGGAGAAGGCCTGCTTTCCATGGTAGTGCTAATAAGCCCTATTAGCGTCTCGCTTCACTCCATCACTCTGTTCGTCTGCAGAACACAACAGATCAGGATCAGAAAATTCAGAATGCCTGAACCCAGAGCTTGACTTTTCTtctgttgtaaaattgtggatTTGCATCAACAAATCCAAGACTATGATCTGACAAAGTCACATCATATAAGCATTCGCAGAATTtcccctctttttttcttttatttcgaTTGGTTCATCAGTTCACAACTGGGTGATGAAGCCACAAATTTCATCACAGACAGTCCATGCTGATTTTATTCAAAGAGTCCAGAGGCGTAAGGAACCCCGGTGTCCCCCAACCATGTGTCCCCCTCGATAAGCTTCTTGACCGTGAACTCCGTGGCCTCCGCGACGGACATCGACGCGTGCACGCCGTTCCACGCCACCCGGCCGTTCGTCGCCGCACCGGGCCCGGTGTTGGCGAACTCGCCGTAGAACAGCGTGCTCAGCGCGGACGGCTCCGACCACTccagccaccccgccgccgcgatcgAGCCGTCCAGGTCGCTCTCCATCACCCCCACCCGCGCGAACTTGCGCCACGGGCGGCCCAGGTACACCGGCGTGCTGCCGAGGTCCGGCGCGCCGGCGATCTGGCACTTCTGGAGGGTGATGCCGGTGTTCTGGTTCAGGTCGTACCGGCCCTGGGCCGTGATGGTATCTCTCTGGCCCGTGATGGGCTTCCTGGCCCGGATGCCGCAGTTCTGGAAGACCACGGCGGCGTTGCCGAAGATGAAGTCCACCGTGCCGGAGACGTCGGTCTGGGCGTAGAACTGCCGGTTCGCGTGCGCGTAGAGCGTGTCCTGGTACGCCTGGATCTCGCACTGGTACAGCGCCGAGCGGTCGCCGGAGACCACGAGCGCCACCGCCTGGCCCTTCCCCGGCCCGGCGCTGTTGATGATGCTCAGGCCCTTGCCGATGAAGCCCGCGCCCAGCACAACTGCAACAACACCAAGCTGAGAAGGACACGTGCTCATCTCGATCGTTCACACGAGCAGAGACTGTACGTACCGACGGTGGCGGAGTTGTAGGTGGTGTAGCCGTCGCCGGCGCTCTTGCGGCCGTCGAGGATGGTCTTCCCCTTACCGTCGCCCACCAGCATCACGTTCGCGTTAGGGACTCGCACGGTCTCCACGTACCGCCCGGCCTTCACGTGGAGCACCACCCTCCTGCTAGCTCCTTCTCCGTGGCCACCGCTCGCCCGAGAGCGCGCCGCCGTGACGTCGGCGACCGCATCGTTGATACTTTTGTGCATCCCTCTGCCGTCCAGCGCCACCACGGCGTCCGGCGTGATGTTAGCCACCGGGGACTCGAGGAGCCTCCTGTCGCGCTCCGACAGCCAGGACGGGAACGTGGTGATACCTTCCGGtgacggcgccggtgccggcgcggcgccgctcCGGCCCTCCATCCTGCTGACGTGCAGCGCCAGCGCGGTGCCGATGAACTGGGCGAGCGCGCCGACCTGCCGGCGCACGGCGTCGCGCCCCGCGGAGGCTGGAACGGCGGCGAGGCTCTCGTTGCACGTGTCCTGGTACGTCATCGCGGCGCTCAGCCACGTCCGCGCCCCTTGCGCGTCGGACGCGGATCCCGCGAGCGCGTCGCCGAGCTGGTGGAGGGTGATGTCGAGCAGCTCGACGCAGTCGCGCATGCCCGACGGCGGATCGGTCGGGGTGGACGCGGAGAGGTTGCGCGCCAGcgcgtgcgccgccgtggcccgggcGATCGCGAACTGCACGGACGCCGCGAACGGGTCCGCGGCCGACCGCGCCTCCGCCGACGACAGAGCCGTCTCGCAGGCGCTCGGGTACGGCGTCGACTGGCAGATCAACGTCACGTTCTGTTTCTGTCTCGTTGGCGGCGCGGCCGACGAGGTGGCGATCCTCGAGACGGCGCCCGCAGTGCCCGTCGACGTTGCCTCGCTCTCTCCTTTTGCTGTGGAGGTCGCAGCTGCCGGCGCTGCGAGAGCTAGCACCATGGCCATGGCGCAGGACCATGCGGCAACTGGCAgtagcctcctcctcctcccctgccaCTCTCGCGAGCTTGCCCTAGCAAACGTTTCCATGGTTCCAGCTCGCTAGATGCGTGAGCTCGTCGTGAACAGTTGGGTACGTCCATGGGTTTTATAAGTTATAACTAGGCAGCTGAGCACTTTGCAGAGCAAATTAAGGGAGAAACTGAACTCTGCTAAAATTGGGGTACGTAGTTCTTGGGTTGTTCATTCAAAGCTTCAGAAACGCCAGCTTGAAGTGGGGAAAAATCTCGCCAAAGTTTCAGAAAGATTGCATTACACCAATTCCATACTGAATTCTATGCCGGTTTCATTGTCAACATTGTTAGCAGTATTTGCTCGCTCTGTCCAAAGACTTATTTTGTTACCCCCACGCGCCCCCGGTTAAGGTTCACAATATTTTGTCAGCAATTTGTCAAATTACATGTGTATGTCTGCATATAGAGATTGCATGAACGGATTCAATATGTGTTATGTTGTAATCAAAACTGTAGTCAAAATTAATATTTAAAGACTTTGTCATACCAAATACTACACCTTACCTTTGGCTTCAAGTTTGTAGTCTGCCTGCACCATCTTATCTGATGCAATTCTATctggtgataaaaagattattACAACGAATTGCACAAAACACCATATTTAGATGCAATACTCTCACATTAAACTGGTTATAGAATTTCTTACACAAGGATTTCCGGAGTTTCTCTTTTTCGCTTATTTATTTGTTCGTCCAGGTTATAATCAGTAAGGGCATAGGTGTTGTATACCGTATCTGTCAACCTGCTAATGGTTTGGGTTAAAACCGGTTGTGGTGGTTTGGATTTTGTATTGGGTCCACTTCAATTTGATGGGAAATGATTTCCCTAGCAATCAAttcggtttggtttggtttcacaAGAGAAACGGTTTGCTTTGGTTTTAGTCCGCTCTCTTAACGTAGGGTCCGCGAGTAGGTCTAACTacactattttgcacagagtagctatcAGTTATACTGAGTCGtctcaaaaaaatttcagtcgatttcgataaaattttatagtgtgaacgcgaggttttattttcggggtccggctcttgacgtagGGTCCACGTGTAGTTTTAGCCAcacatactgagtcatctccaaaaatttcaatcaatttcgataaaattttatagtgtgaacgtgaAGTTTTATTTTCAGGATCCGGCTCTTGATatatggtttggtttggtttggtttttacCTAGTATAGATTGGTTTGGAGTGGTTTATGTGAATATATTTAATAAAATAGTTTGGtactgttttggtttggatcCTAAACCATTAGCACCTTGACGTATCTGTATGTCACAACCTTTCTTACAGTCCAGAAGTGTACCCAACTCCAGTGGCGCCCAACCATGAGTTCCCCATGATAAACTTCTCCACGGTGAACCCCGTGGCATCCGCCGTGGACAATGACGTGTGCACCCCAGTCCACGTCACCCGCCCCTTCGTCTCCGCGCCGGCCCCGGTGTTCCGGTACTCCCCGTAGTACAGCGTCGTGCTCGGCGCCGGCTGGTCCGGCCACGCCAGCCACCCGGCCG
This window of the Panicum virgatum strain AP13 chromosome 1K, P.virgatum_v5, whole genome shotgun sequence genome carries:
- the LOC120656415 gene encoding pectinesterase-like — encoded protein: METFARASSREWQGRRRRLLPVAAWSCAMAMVLALAAPAAATSTAKGESEATSTGTAGAVSRIATSSAAPPTRQKQNVTLICQSTPYPSACETALSSAEARSAADPFAASVQFAIARATAAHALARNLSASTPTDPPSGMRDCVELLDITLHQLGDALAGSASDAQGARTWLSAAMTYQDTCNESLAAVPASAGRDAVRRQVGALAQFIGTALALHVSRMEGRSGAAPAPAPSPEGITTFPSWLSERDRRLLESPVANITPDAVVALDGRGMHKSINDAVADVTAARSRASGGHGEGASRRVVLHVKAGRYVETVRVPNANVMLVGDGKGKTILDGRKSAGDGYTTYNSATVVVLGAGFIGKGLSIINSAGPGKGQAVALVVSGDRSALYQCEIQAYQDTLYAHANRQFYAQTDVSGTVDFIFGNAAVVFQNCGIRARKPITGQRDTITAQGRYDLNQNTGITLQKCQIAGAPDLGSTPVYLGRPWRKFARVGVMESDLDGSIAAAGWLEWSEPSALSTLFYGEFANTGPGAATNGRVAWNGVHASMSVAEATEFTVKKLIEGDTWLGDTGVPYASGLFE